In bacterium, the following proteins share a genomic window:
- the gatC gene encoding Asp-tRNA(Asn)/Glu-tRNA(Gln) amidotransferase subunit GatC produces MPVTKEDIRRTAGLARLRLSEAELDSMTETLGKVFEYIDQLHEVDTEGVKPLHHVLDMSNVTEDDVPRPCFSREEALGNAPDRTDEFFRLPRVVN; encoded by the coding sequence ATGCCTGTTACTAAAGAGGATATCCGGCGAACGGCAGGGCTGGCCAGACTGCGGCTCTCCGAGGCCGAGCTGGATTCCATGACCGAGACGCTGGGCAAGGTCTTTGAGTACATTGACCAGCTTCACGAGGTGGATACGGAAGGGGTGAAGCCGCTCCACCACGTGCTCGACATGTCCAACGTGACCGAAGATGACGTTCCGCGGCCCTGCTTCTCTCGTGAAGAAGCGCTGGGCAATGCGCCCGATCGAACGGATGAATTTTTCCGGCTGCCGCGAGTCGTGAACTGA
- the kdsB gene encoding 3-deoxy-manno-octulosonate cytidylyltransferase yields the protein MRVLAVIPARYTSRRFPGKPLAPVAGRPLVQHVWERCRESEGVERIVIATDDERIRKACLGFGAETELTNPDHASGTDRVAEISRRYPEYDVVLNVQGDEPGIAPSTITAVARAFRVSERQITTAVSPIRDETDKGNPNVVKVVTARDGDALYFSRAAIPFRRTDSSGPPPVFYRHQGIYGFQRDVLQQVTTLPVTDLERAESLEQLRWLENGFRIHCIVVSQCAVGVDTPADVPIVEHLLQAKGE from the coding sequence TTGCGAGTTCTTGCCGTCATCCCGGCTCGGTATACCTCCCGGAGATTTCCCGGAAAACCGCTGGCACCCGTGGCGGGTCGGCCACTGGTTCAGCACGTCTGGGAACGCTGCCGGGAGTCGGAGGGAGTGGAGCGTATCGTCATTGCCACCGATGACGAACGAATTCGCAAGGCGTGCTTAGGATTCGGCGCGGAAACCGAGCTCACGAATCCCGATCACGCGTCGGGCACTGATCGCGTGGCCGAGATCAGCCGCCGCTATCCCGAATACGACGTGGTATTGAACGTGCAAGGGGACGAACCCGGCATCGCTCCCTCGACGATCACGGCTGTCGCTCGCGCGTTTCGAGTTTCCGAACGGCAAATCACCACTGCCGTCTCGCCCATTCGCGACGAGACGGACAAGGGCAATCCTAACGTGGTAAAAGTGGTGACGGCGCGGGATGGAGATGCGCTTTATTTCAGCCGAGCGGCGATTCCTTTCCGCCGAACCGATAGCTCTGGCCCTCCGCCGGTCTTCTATCGTCATCAAGGGATCTACGGCTTTCAACGCGATGTACTCCAACAAGTAACGACCCTGCCGGTTACCGATTTGGAGCGCGCGGAATCGCTCGAGCAATTGCGATGGCTTGAGAACGGATTCCGCATCCACTGCATCGTCGTATCCCAGTGCGCCGTCGGTGTGGATACACCGGCGGACGTGCCCATCGTGGAACATCTCCTGCAAGCAAAGGG